In a single window of the Orbaceae bacterium lpD04 genome:
- a CDS encoding baseplate J/gp47 family protein produces the protein MLQVTDKGITVDSFNTIYARLVDKFKLIYGNDVNLDSDTPDGQLLALFSQEIETIHQNVAFIVQMLDPYQATGQWLDQRALYAGIIRNMASYSYIDEAIITGIPKTNIPINSVIIDSNKNKWIITEQAVLNDLGSARVKLRSDELGDFTVNSGEAFSLATIIIGVEKVIANSDSYGGADEESDARLLRRFMLSHSINNYDDKSGIKAALYNITGVTKCEVYENYTGDIDEKGVPAHTLNAVILGGDDSAIADVIGKKKIGGCGLFGNIKTSTNLRGADRIIYFDRPAKIEVAVSMVLGRYKSFEDIDTKAIKDNLMSLGFEIGENIYATRLISSINLTNGFYIKSLTVNKSNIAEIGYREYGDITSVEVLIDE, from the coding sequence ATGTTACAAGTAACAGATAAAGGGATAACAGTTGATAGCTTTAATACGATTTATGCTCGTTTAGTTGATAAGTTTAAGCTGATATACGGCAATGATGTCAATCTTGATAGTGATACGCCAGATGGCCAATTATTGGCACTATTTTCACAAGAAATAGAGACAATACATCAAAACGTGGCTTTTATTGTACAAATGCTTGATCCATATCAGGCAACCGGGCAATGGTTAGATCAAAGAGCATTGTATGCGGGGATTATTCGAAATATGGCATCTTATTCATATATTGATGAGGCGATTATTACCGGAATTCCTAAAACAAATATCCCAATAAACTCGGTCATTATTGATTCAAATAAAAATAAATGGATTATTACTGAACAAGCTGTATTAAACGATCTTGGGAGTGCTCGAGTTAAATTACGTTCTGATGAACTTGGTGATTTTACGGTAAATTCTGGCGAAGCGTTTTCACTGGCAACAATTATTATTGGTGTTGAAAAAGTGATTGCTAATAGTGATAGCTACGGCGGGGCGGATGAAGAATCGGATGCAAGGCTACTTAGGCGATTTATGTTATCACATTCGATTAATAACTATGATGATAAATCAGGTATTAAGGCTGCACTATATAATATAACTGGCGTTACAAAATGCGAAGTATATGAAAATTACACGGGTGATATTGATGAGAAAGGTGTCCCTGCTCATACTCTTAATGCCGTTATACTCGGTGGTGATGATAGCGCTATTGCTGATGTGATTGGTAAGAAAAAAATCGGCGGGTGTGGATTATTTGGTAATATTAAAACCAGTACTAATTTAAGAGGCGCAGATCGAATTATCTATTTTGATCGCCCAGCTAAAATTGAAGTTGCTGTCTCCATGGTGCTTGGGCGTTATAAATCATTTGAAGATATTGATACTAAGGCGATTAAAGATAATTTAATGTCGCTTGGATTTGAAATCGGTGAAAATATTTATGCAACTAGGCTTATCTCAAGTATTAATCTAACTAATGGTTTTTATATTAAATCATTAACTGTCAACAAATCAAATATTGCTGAGATTGGCTATCGAGAGTATGGAGATATAACCTCGGTTGAGGTGCTTATTGATGAGTAG
- a CDS encoding Gp138 family membrane-puncturing spike protein, producing the protein MNESLTTVIKKSIKQDRSNVYTALPARVINFNGHTVTCEIMITRIMTNGQEIEIPPLVDVPAQFPHAGGFCFTVPIKKGDEGLVIFSSRCIDGWYISGDKSKPLDNRMHDLSDGIFIVGVNSVPKKITDFYHDGASMQTDNGSTYIRLTDGKILIKGDIEHTGNSKQTGNLALMGNYQQVGSWAQQGGDAASKGTLSASKIVGGGIDLENHVHVETGSITRKPS; encoded by the coding sequence ATGAATGAATCATTAACAACGGTAATCAAAAAAAGCATAAAACAAGATCGCTCAAATGTTTATACCGCATTACCAGCTCGAGTGATTAATTTCAACGGCCATACCGTTACGTGTGAAATCATGATCACCCGAATTATGACAAATGGACAAGAGATTGAAATTCCGCCTTTAGTAGATGTGCCTGCACAATTTCCTCATGCTGGTGGTTTTTGCTTTACCGTTCCAATTAAAAAGGGCGATGAAGGGCTGGTTATCTTTTCAAGTCGTTGTATTGATGGTTGGTATATCAGTGGCGATAAGTCAAAGCCGCTTGATAATCGTATGCATGATTTAAGCGATGGCATTTTTATTGTTGGCGTAAATAGCGTTCCGAAAAAAATCACAGATTTTTATCATGATGGTGCCTCAATGCAAACGGATAATGGGTCAACGTATATTCGGCTTACAGATGGCAAGATATTGATCAAAGGTGATATCGAGCATACTGGTAATAGTAAGCAAACAGGTAATTTAGCGTTAATGGGCAATTACCAACAAGTTGGCTCATGGGCGCAGCAAGGTGGAGACGCCGCATCAAAAGGGACATTATCAGCAAGTAAAATTGTTGGTGGTGGTATTGATTTAGAAAATCATGTCCATGTTGAGACCGGCTCAATAACAAGGAAACCAAGTTAA
- a CDS encoding putative phage tail assembly chaperone, with translation MQPEDKIIGECTYHLRKANFIEAKAEAFKLTTLLKGCFTNDGKAGFDIGQFLANLNSQEMEGVERFICKYATVTNEDGTKVLLQNPKEANDFFNEHREQYFEFIFEGVKFHFLGFLPNGIASKVNTLGLETLSDLVT, from the coding sequence ATGCAACCAGAAGATAAAATTATCGGTGAATGTACTTATCATTTACGCAAAGCAAATTTTATCGAAGCGAAAGCTGAAGCCTTCAAATTAACAACCCTTTTAAAGGGTTGTTTTACTAATGATGGTAAAGCAGGCTTTGATATTGGCCAATTTTTAGCAAATTTAAATTCGCAAGAAATGGAAGGCGTTGAGCGATTTATTTGTAAATATGCAACAGTCACTAATGAAGATGGTACGAAAGTCCTTTTACAAAATCCTAAAGAAGCTAATGATTTTTTCAATGAGCACCGTGAACAATACTTTGAATTTATTTTTGAGGGGGTAAAATTCCATTTTTTGGGTTTTTTACCAAATGGGATCGCATCCAAAGTAAATACGCTGGGCTTGGAGACGCTGTCGGATTTAGTGACGTAG
- a CDS encoding DUF3277 family protein translates to MSNAFALRDAVLTINGIEITGFENAQDAISIAPIGDDGDITYGIDGNGVFVHSCNQGATVSIKILQHAQANKMFMDLRNYQVKNSLRAVSNTIAFKDLRNGDEFLLTDCWFTTPPTHARGTSHNGYTWTLKAVLSNFNLTEGK, encoded by the coding sequence ATGAGTAATGCTTTCGCTTTAAGAGATGCCGTACTAACGATTAACGGTATTGAAATTACAGGTTTTGAAAATGCACAAGATGCGATCTCTATCGCGCCAATTGGCGATGATGGCGATATTACTTACGGTATCGATGGCAATGGTGTATTTGTTCACTCTTGTAACCAAGGCGCTACTGTATCAATTAAAATTTTACAACATGCGCAGGCCAATAAAATGTTTATGGATCTACGCAATTATCAGGTGAAAAATTCTTTAAGAGCGGTAAGTAATACGATTGCATTTAAAGATTTACGTAATGGCGATGAGTTTTTACTAACTGACTGCTGGTTTACAACACCACCAACTCATGCTCGTGGAACGAGTCATAATGGTTATACATGGACGTTAAAAGCTGTGCTATCTAACTTTAACTTAACAGAGGGCAAATAA
- a CDS encoding DUF3383 family protein, whose product MSLSINQVVNVSVEQSSSGASKRDMSVIAIFTDEMCDDFYDMNSRYVIVSSADDVANLFGTKSRAYKAAQGLFSARPKLKSALIAKYVKADLEVTATPYKVAGSAVSTSYVSYKQITDGYFSFMLGEQMVTIDKLSFKTVSSLNDVKTIINAALKTKTNDKITVAFDEIGNRFILQAIALGSDSSVKLGYVNDQSLDGTYIGQLLNLTDGKATIYNGTDATTYKAESVADAMTALENQYQNWYGAYFASVITDSELLEAHDWVVSADLKVLGYTETRSANIEYLDANILKKLAKKNSGRLMVQYNNTGDEFAGIEMMAIALSTVWAGNNTAKTVKFKQQASVTSDDKITLNEATKCKRLGINYYTDYSGVNMLAEGTMVGGTFIDVTTGLDAFTNALQVQLFNKLQGASSKIPQTDRGQEILIASAKVIGEQFRNNGFIASGKWTGDDLGNLTYGDTLESGYYFYSDSFDTQDSADRNSRKMMPIMTALKLAGAGHSVDVVVKYNI is encoded by the coding sequence ATGAGTTTATCAATTAATCAAGTCGTTAATGTGTCGGTCGAACAATCATCTAGTGGAGCAAGCAAACGTGATATGAGCGTTATTGCTATCTTTACCGATGAAATGTGTGATGACTTTTACGATATGAATTCTCGCTATGTTATTGTTTCAAGTGCTGATGATGTAGCAAATTTATTTGGTACAAAATCAAGAGCATATAAAGCCGCTCAAGGACTATTTTCTGCTAGACCAAAATTAAAATCGGCTTTAATTGCTAAATATGTCAAAGCAGATCTAGAGGTTACAGCGACACCTTATAAAGTAGCGGGATCAGCTGTTTCAACTAGTTATGTGAGTTATAAGCAAATTACCGATGGCTATTTTAGCTTTATGTTAGGTGAGCAGATGGTAACTATCGATAAGTTATCATTTAAAACGGTATCATCACTTAATGATGTAAAAACAATTATTAATGCAGCATTGAAAACAAAAACCAATGACAAAATCACTGTTGCATTTGATGAAATTGGCAACCGTTTTATTCTACAAGCAATTGCCCTTGGAAGTGATAGCAGTGTAAAACTCGGTTATGTTAATGACCAATCATTAGACGGTACTTATATCGGTCAATTATTAAATTTGACTGATGGCAAAGCGACCATTTATAACGGTACAGATGCTACAACGTATAAAGCTGAAAGTGTTGCTGATGCAATGACCGCACTTGAAAACCAATATCAAAACTGGTACGGCGCATACTTTGCAAGTGTTATCACCGACAGTGAGCTATTAGAAGCTCATGATTGGGTGGTTAGTGCTGATTTAAAAGTTCTTGGTTATACGGAAACACGCAGCGCCAATATTGAATACCTTGATGCAAATATCCTCAAAAAACTGGCGAAAAAAAATAGCGGTCGCTTGATGGTGCAATATAACAATACGGGTGATGAATTTGCTGGAATTGAGATGATGGCAATCGCATTATCAACAGTTTGGGCTGGTAATAACACAGCAAAAACCGTTAAATTTAAGCAACAAGCGAGTGTGACAAGTGATGATAAAATCACCCTAAATGAAGCGACTAAATGTAAACGTTTAGGTATTAATTATTACACCGACTATTCTGGTGTCAATATGCTTGCTGAAGGCACAATGGTTGGCGGTACTTTTATTGATGTAACAACTGGCCTTGATGCATTTACTAATGCGCTACAAGTTCAATTGTTCAACAAATTACAAGGTGCATCATCTAAAATTCCACAAACCGATCGTGGTCAAGAAATCTTAATTGCTTCTGCCAAAGTGATTGGTGAGCAATTTAGAAATAACGGCTTTATTGCAAGTGGTAAATGGACTGGAGATGACCTTGGTAATCTTACCTATGGTGATACATTAGAGTCTGGATACTATTTTTATTCAGACAGCTTTGATACGCAAGATAGTGCTGATCGAAACTCACGCAAAATGATGCCAATAATGACTGCATTGAAACTCGCTGGTGCAGGCCATAGTGTTGACGTTGTTGTTAAATATAATATTTAG
- a CDS encoding antiterminator Q family protein, whose protein sequence is MIAEELYQEVFEDDNQIELTQVEINAFVANRDITYILNLWGAYNRSELEHLGFSGTSAGFRHLLVARKQSAKCSEDDAIIIDSIVSRLQNSQDNEKKIMATIIKYFYVGVTTKEMANPIPLRNIKMIGELVGYGETKVKKLKESAENYICGGLDSLDKVLDCELYRVNYHF, encoded by the coding sequence ATGATCGCGGAAGAATTATATCAAGAAGTATTTGAAGACGATAATCAAATCGAATTAACTCAAGTAGAGATAAACGCATTCGTTGCAAATCGTGATATTACCTATATTCTAAATTTATGGGGGGCTTATAATCGTTCAGAGCTTGAACATTTAGGTTTTTCAGGGACATCAGCTGGATTTCGTCATTTATTAGTTGCAAGAAAACAATCTGCAAAGTGTAGTGAAGATGATGCAATTATCATTGATTCAATTGTATCGCGATTACAAAACAGCCAAGATAATGAGAAGAAAATAATGGCAACAATCATTAAATATTTTTATGTTGGCGTAACAACGAAAGAAATGGCAAATCCAATACCATTGCGAAATATTAAGATGATCGGTGAGCTCGTTGGCTATGGTGAAACTAAAGTGAAAAAATTAAAAGAATCGGCAGAAAACTATATTTGTGGTGGTTTAGATTCTTTAGATAAGGTTTTAGATTGTGAGCTTTATAGAGTGAATTACCATTTTTAA
- the csrA gene encoding carbon storage regulator CsrA produces the protein MLILTRRVGETLIIGDDVVITVLGVKGNQVRIGINAPKDVSIHREEIYNRIHQNQDDQLDDLEKEK, from the coding sequence ATGTTAATTTTAACCAGGAGAGTAGGTGAAACCCTTATTATAGGCGATGATGTTGTCATTACCGTATTAGGTGTTAAAGGAAATCAAGTCAGGATCGGAATTAACGCACCTAAAGATGTTTCTATTCATCGTGAGGAAATTTATAATCGGATCCATCAAAATCAAGATGATCAGCTTGATGATTTAGAGAAAGAAAAATAG
- the alaS gene encoding alanine--tRNA ligase: MKSTAEIRQMFLDFFHGKGHEVVESSSLVPHNDPTLLFTNAGMNQFKDVFLGMDKRPYSRATTSQRCVRAGGKHNDLDNVGYTARHHTFFEMLGNFSFGDYFKRDAIHFAWELLTGEGWFNLPKEKLLVTVYATDDEAFNIWADEIGIPKDRIIRIGDNKGAPYASDNFWQMGDTGPCGPCSEIFYDHGDHIWGGPPGSAQEDGDRFIEIWNIVFMQFNRLSDGTMEALPKPSVDTGMGLERISAVLQHVNSNYDIDLFKKLIKDTAQIIGANDLENKSLRVIADHIRSCAFLIADGVMPSNEGRGYVLRRIIRRAVRHGNMLGAKEIFFYKLVSSLIEVMGDAANHLAKTQKLVEDTLKAEEEQFLKTLERGLLLLDQELAKVTNHQLSGEVAFKLYDTFGFPLDLTADVCRERDITIDEAGFNRCMDAQRQRSRESDSFTVDYSSAIKLDGKTEFLGYEMSESVATVIAIFQHGKKVDAIKQGEDAVVILDKTPFYGESGGQIGDKGRLTSPASIFDVKDSQKYGQSIGHVGSLSKGQLSVGDKITAAIDTELRERIRRNHSATHLLQAALQRVLGEHVAQKGSLVNDGYLRFDFSHMQAISSAQIQEIENVVNQQIRRNLDVSIELMPIEQAKNNGAMALFGEKYDDIVRVLTMGDFSIELCGGTHVERTGDIGLFKIISESSIASGVRRIEATTGQMAIDLVHSDDNSLNEIMSLLKVDKMNIVSRLSVLVEQTKQLEKAIEQLKSSQAAQESAQLVNQVEIVNNRKLLIAKIDNTEAKVLREMIDDLKNQLKSAVIVLASVNGDKISLAVGVTKDLTEQVKAGILVAKLADKVGGKGGGRPDFAQAGGTDITALPGALLYIKDELVDELKAI, from the coding sequence ATGAAAAGTACCGCAGAAATTCGCCAAATGTTTCTCGATTTTTTTCATGGCAAAGGTCATGAAGTCGTCGAAAGTAGTTCACTTGTTCCGCATAATGACCCGACATTACTCTTTACTAATGCTGGAATGAATCAATTTAAAGATGTTTTTCTTGGTATGGATAAAAGACCATATTCAAGAGCAACAACTTCACAGCGCTGCGTTCGAGCCGGTGGTAAGCATAATGACCTTGATAATGTCGGTTATACTGCGCGTCACCATACTTTTTTCGAAATGTTGGGTAACTTTAGTTTTGGTGACTATTTTAAACGTGATGCGATTCATTTTGCGTGGGAATTATTAACCGGTGAAGGTTGGTTTAATCTACCGAAAGAAAAATTACTTGTTACAGTTTATGCAACTGATGATGAAGCTTTTAATATCTGGGCTGACGAGATAGGAATTCCTAAAGATCGTATAATTCGTATTGGTGACAATAAAGGTGCACCTTATGCATCAGACAACTTCTGGCAAATGGGCGATACAGGGCCTTGTGGTCCGTGTAGTGAAATTTTCTATGATCATGGCGATCATATTTGGGGTGGCCCTCCAGGAAGCGCACAAGAAGATGGTGATCGATTTATTGAAATCTGGAATATTGTCTTTATGCAGTTTAACCGCTTGTCAGATGGGACAATGGAAGCATTACCAAAGCCGTCAGTAGATACTGGGATGGGGTTAGAGCGAATTTCAGCGGTGCTTCAGCATGTTAATTCAAACTATGATATCGATCTATTTAAAAAATTAATTAAAGATACCGCACAAATTATTGGCGCTAACGATCTTGAAAATAAATCATTGCGAGTCATTGCCGATCATATTCGTTCATGTGCATTTTTAATTGCTGATGGCGTTATGCCATCAAATGAAGGTCGAGGTTATGTTTTAAGACGTATTATTCGTCGGGCGGTAAGGCATGGTAATATGCTTGGCGCAAAAGAGATATTTTTCTATAAGTTAGTTTCATCATTAATCGAGGTTATGGGTGATGCGGCAAATCATTTAGCAAAGACACAAAAACTTGTTGAAGATACCTTAAAGGCGGAAGAAGAACAATTCTTAAAAACCTTAGAAAGAGGTTTGTTGCTCCTTGATCAAGAATTAGCAAAAGTAACAAATCATCAATTATCTGGTGAGGTTGCCTTTAAACTTTATGATACTTTCGGTTTTCCATTAGATTTAACGGCTGATGTTTGCCGAGAAAGAGATATTACTATTGATGAAGCGGGTTTTAATCGATGTATGGATGCTCAGCGCCAACGTTCGCGTGAATCAGATAGTTTTACTGTCGACTATAGCAGCGCCATTAAGCTTGATGGTAAAACAGAGTTTTTAGGCTATGAGATGAGTGAATCCGTTGCAACTGTCATTGCTATTTTCCAGCATGGTAAAAAAGTTGATGCCATTAAGCAAGGCGAAGATGCTGTCGTTATTTTAGATAAAACCCCTTTTTATGGTGAATCGGGCGGACAGATAGGTGATAAAGGGCGATTAACTTCACCAGCAAGTATTTTTGATGTCAAAGATAGTCAAAAATATGGTCAGAGTATTGGTCATGTTGGCTCTTTATCTAAAGGCCAATTGAGTGTTGGTGATAAAATTACAGCGGCAATCGATACCGAATTACGTGAACGTATTCGTCGTAACCATTCAGCAACGCATTTATTACAAGCTGCGCTGCAACGAGTATTAGGTGAACATGTTGCTCAAAAAGGCTCACTTGTTAATGATGGTTATTTACGTTTTGACTTTTCTCATATGCAGGCAATTAGTTCAGCACAAATTCAAGAAATCGAAAATGTGGTAAATCAACAAATTCGTCGTAATCTCGATGTTTCAATTGAGCTAATGCCAATAGAGCAAGCTAAAAATAACGGCGCAATGGCCCTTTTTGGTGAAAAGTACGATGATATCGTACGCGTTTTAACGATGGGTGATTTTTCAATAGAATTATGTGGTGGTACTCACGTTGAAAGAACCGGCGATATTGGCTTATTTAAGATTATTTCAGAGTCAAGTATCGCATCTGGTGTAAGACGAATTGAGGCGACAACCGGTCAAATGGCAATTGATTTAGTTCATAGTGATGATAATAGTCTTAACGAGATTATGTCGTTATTGAAAGTGGATAAGATGAATATTGTATCGCGCTTATCAGTGCTAGTTGAACAGACAAAACAATTAGAGAAAGCGATAGAGCAATTAAAATCAAGCCAAGCGGCTCAAGAAAGTGCCCAGTTAGTTAATCAAGTTGAAATTGTTAATAACAGAAAATTACTGATTGCAAAAATTGATAATACGGAAGCGAAAGTTTTACGTGAAATGATTGATGATTTAAAGAATCAGTTAAAATCAGCTGTTATTGTTTTAGCATCAGTTAATGGGGATAAAATTAGCTTAGCTGTTGGCGTAACCAAGGATTTGACAGAACAGGTTAAAGCTGGCATTTTAGTGGCTAAGTTAGCTGATAAAGTAGGTGGAAAAGGCGGTGGACGCCCCGATTTTGCACAAGCAGGTGGTACGGATATTACGGCATTGCCTGGTGCATTATTGTATATCAAGGACGAGCTAGTCGACGAATTGAAAGCAATATAA
- a CDS encoding regulatory protein RecX gives MQLLAQRNHSSVELKQKLSLFYVKKYADDLTIDNNALSSLIDTIIQYCISQSWIDDIHYIGQYIDMRSRKGYGPNRVIGELKQRGLDSTLIKEVFSHKNINWCEIGLIQAQKKFQQFDKKNFQQKAKLFQFLAYRGFQQDEINQIYSLL, from the coding sequence GTGCAACTACTTGCACAGCGCAATCATTCTTCGGTTGAGTTAAAACAAAAATTATCACTTTTTTATGTTAAAAAATATGCTGATGATTTAACTATTGATAATAATGCCCTGAGTAGCTTAATTGATACAATTATTCAATACTGCATTTCGCAAAGCTGGATTGATGATATCCATTATATTGGGCAATATATTGATATGCGCTCACGTAAAGGATATGGTCCAAATCGAGTGATTGGAGAATTAAAACAGCGAGGACTCGATTCAACCTTAATTAAAGAGGTATTTAGTCATAAAAATATAAATTGGTGTGAGATTGGCTTAATACAAGCACAAAAAAAATTTCAACAATTTGATAAAAAAAATTTTCAACAAAAAGCAAAATTATTTCAATTTCTTGCTTATCGTGGTTTCCAACAAGATGAAATTAATCAGATTTATTCCCTATTATAG
- the recA gene encoding recombinase RecA yields MNENKQRALTAALSQIEKQFGKGSIMRLGDTQTLDVDAISTGSLGLDIALGIGGLPMGRIVEIFGPESSGKTTLTLSVIAQAQKEGKTCAFIDAEHALDPIYAAKLGVQVDDLLVSQPDTGEQALEICDALVRSGAVDVVIVDSVAALTPRAEIEGEMGDSHMGLQARLMSQALRKLTANIKNANCLVVFINQIRMKIGVMFGNPETTTGGNALKFYASVRLDIRRIGAVKEGEDVIGSDTRVKVVKNKVAAPFRQAEFQILYGCGISKEGELIDLGVKHKLVDKAGAWYSYNGDKIGQGKANSIKYLQEHTEISKELEAKLRELLLSNPAVFNADEAASAADDGL; encoded by the coding sequence ATGAATGAGAATAAACAACGCGCATTGACAGCAGCTTTAAGTCAGATCGAAAAACAATTTGGTAAAGGTTCTATCATGCGTTTGGGCGATACCCAAACCTTAGATGTTGATGCGATTTCTACTGGTTCATTAGGACTTGATATCGCACTTGGTATTGGTGGTTTACCAATGGGCCGTATTGTTGAAATATTTGGGCCTGAATCATCGGGTAAAACAACATTAACACTATCGGTTATTGCTCAAGCACAAAAAGAAGGTAAAACCTGTGCATTTATTGATGCAGAGCACGCATTAGATCCAATTTATGCGGCTAAATTAGGTGTCCAAGTTGATGATTTATTAGTATCACAGCCAGACACGGGTGAACAAGCACTTGAAATTTGTGATGCTTTAGTCCGCTCAGGCGCGGTTGACGTCGTTATTGTTGACTCGGTTGCTGCATTAACACCAAGAGCAGAAATCGAAGGTGAAATGGGTGATTCTCATATGGGATTACAAGCCCGTCTGATGTCTCAAGCATTACGTAAATTGACCGCAAATATTAAAAATGCGAACTGTTTAGTGGTGTTTATTAACCAAATTCGTATGAAAATTGGTGTTATGTTTGGTAATCCTGAAACGACTACTGGTGGTAATGCGCTTAAATTTTACGCTTCCGTTCGCCTTGATATTCGCCGCATCGGCGCCGTAAAAGAAGGCGAAGATGTGATCGGTAGTGATACGCGCGTTAAAGTAGTGAAAAATAAAGTCGCAGCACCATTTAGGCAAGCTGAATTCCAAATTTTATATGGTTGTGGGATTTCTAAAGAAGGTGAACTTATTGATCTAGGCGTCAAACATAAGTTAGTCGATAAAGCTGGTGCTTGGTATAGTTATAATGGTGATAAAATTGGCCAAGGTAAAGCGAATTCTATCAAGTATTTACAAGAGCATACCGAAATTTCTAAAGAGCTAGAAGCTAAATTGAGAGAGCTGTTACTGAGTAATCCGGCTGTTTTTAATGCTGATGAAGCTGCTTCTGCTGCTGATGATGGACTCTAA
- a CDS encoding MBL fold metallo-hydrolase yields the protein MMQYQIIPVTEFQENCSIIWCESTNEAAIVDPGGEAELLKKAVEKLALKVTKILLTHGHLDHVGAAKELADFYQVNIYGPQQEDKFLLDILPQQCVQFGFPFTAAFEPDTWLKDEEIVKVGDIVFDVIHCPGHTPGHVVFINKADKIAFVGDVLFNNSIGRTDFPRGNHLDLITSIKNKLFPLGDDIRFVPGHGPMSTFGYERMNNPYLV from the coding sequence ATAATGCAATATCAAATTATTCCTGTTACTGAATTTCAAGAAAATTGCTCTATTATATGGTGCGAATCCACCAATGAGGCAGCAATTGTCGATCCTGGCGGAGAGGCTGAATTATTAAAAAAAGCGGTTGAAAAATTAGCCCTTAAGGTGACGAAAATCCTTTTAACACATGGTCACCTTGACCATGTTGGTGCAGCTAAGGAATTAGCTGATTTTTATCAAGTTAACATTTATGGTCCACAGCAAGAAGATAAATTTTTATTAGATATCTTACCTCAGCAATGTGTTCAGTTTGGATTTCCATTTACTGCGGCATTTGAACCTGATACTTGGTTAAAAGATGAAGAAATTGTAAAAGTAGGTGATATCGTTTTTGATGTTATTCATTGTCCAGGTCATACACCTGGGCATGTAGTATTTATCAATAAAGCCGATAAAATAGCCTTTGTTGGTGATGTACTATTTAATAATAGTATTGGCCGAACTGATTTTCCACGAGGTAACCACCTTGATTTAATTACGTCAATTAAGAACAAATTATTTCCTTTAGGTGATGATATTCGGTTTGTTCCTGGGCATGGGCCCATGTCAACTTTTGGCTATGAACGAATGAATAATCCATATTTAGTTTAA